AACTCAAGGCCCTGTGGGATGCACCCTGCAACGCACCCGCGCTAGTCGTCCGGTAAATCGAGCACGGGAGCGACGATGATGATTTCGACGATCGGATACGAGGAAATGGTCCGAATGCTTCGCGGCGCCGTGTCGCAGATTCGCGACAACCACGAAATGCTGTCGAAGCTGGATTCCGTGGGCGGCGACGGCGATCACGGCACGACGATGCTTCGCGCCATGACCCACCTGGAACAGGCCGTGGACTCCTGCGCGTCGCACGACGTCAAGACTTTGCTGAATGACGTCGGCTGGGCAATTATGGGCGTCGACGGAGGCGCAACGGGCCCCTTGCTTGGGACCTTCTTCATGTCCACGGGAGAAGGGCTGAGCGACAGCGCGTCACTCGATGCCCCTGCATTGCTCGCGGCGTTTGCTGCGGGTCTCGCCGGTGTCCAGGCACAGACGAAGGCGAAAGTGGGGGACAAGACCATGATCGATGCGCTCGTCCCCGCAGTAGAAGCGTTGCGCGCGGCGGTGGAGGCCGGGTCCGGCGTGACCGATGCCTTGCGTGCCGCCGCGGATGGCGCCGCACAGGGAGCGGCTTCGACGAAAGAGATGCAGGCCCGTTTCGGTAGGGCAAAGAACATCAAAGAACAAAGCATAGGAACACAAGATCCCGGCGCGACCTCGGTGTCGCTCATCTTTCGCGGATTCTTGAAAGGAGTAGAAAGCAATGCCTGAAGCACAACCGGCCAATGCCGCCGAGGAAAAGAGCTACGCAGTCGATGTCCCCATGGAAACGCCCGGGTTCTTTTTGAAAGGTTCCGCGCACCTGTATTGGGGAATGAAGAATCGCCTTTCGCAAATCTTCAACCCGAAGACCGGCCGCACCGTTATGCTTGCCTTCGACCACGGCTACATCATGGGACCGACGACGGGTCTTGAGCGGATCGATCTGGTCGTTCCCCCGCTAATCCCCTACGTGGATTGCCTCATGTGCGCAAGGGGTGCTCTGCGCGCCTGCGTCGGCCCCGAGGTGCGCAAACCGGTCGTCATGCGTTGCAGCACCGGCGCCACCGTATTGAAAGAACTCAGCAACGAAGTCATCGGCGTAACGGTAGAAGAGGCATTGGCGCTGAATGCCGCCGCCATTACCACACAGGTCTGTATCGGCGCGGAGTACGAGAAGGAGACTCTGGCCAATCTTTCCTACCTTATCAATGAAGGTAATCGGTACGGACTTCCCACGCTCGGCGTCACGGCTGTGGGCAAAGAGATGGTTCGCGATTCGCGTTACCTCGGATTGGCCTGCCGCGTAATTGCGGAACTCGGCGCACACTTCGTGAAGACGTACTTCTGCGAGCCCGGGTTCGACGAAGTCGTGGCGGGATGCCCGGTGCCCATCGTCATCGCGGGCGGCAAGAAGCTCCCCGAACTCGACGCGCTTAAGATGGCCTTCAAGGCCGTCGACCAAGGTGCTCTGGGCGTCGACATGGGACGAAACATCTTCGGGGCGGAAGACCCTTCGGCCATGGCGCAAGCCGTGGGCGCAGTGGTTCACAAGCTGGAAAAACCCGAGCAAGCTTTCGCACTCTACAACGACCTCAAAGGTAAGTAGGCAACGGCGCAATGCACGGAAAGGAGCCTATAGAGATGGATATCAGCAGACGTACGGTCCTCGGCGGTCTCGTCGCGGGCGTGGCAAGCACAGGTATTGCAGGCATCGCCGGCGCCGCGGAACAGAAAGCAGGAAGTATGAAACCGCTTCGAAATGAAGACTTCTACACCGACGGAAAGTTCAACGTTGCCGCGGCCAAAGAGGCCTACTACGAGATGATGCGGCACTTCAACTATCCCATCTACGACCGTTTGAAGACAGAGGAGTTCTGGGCGATCGATTTTGGCTTGGGCAAGTTCACCGAGGTCGGCATGGCCGGCATCTTCTGGATGAACAACAAGGAACACAACTATTTCGGGCACGAGATCTATTTGCTTCCGGGACAGATGATTCCGGAGCACAAGCATGTGAAGACCACTGACGCGGGACCAAAGCTGGAGGGTTGGCAACCTCGCTACGGCTGGATCTACATCTACGGAGAAGGGACTCCGACTCCCGGCGTGGAGGCCCGCATTCCCTCGTCTCACAAAGACTGCGCCGTTGCCCGCACGGAGAAGAAACTCATGCCCGGAGAAGTGGGCAT
This is a stretch of genomic DNA from Candidatus Hydrogenedentota bacterium. It encodes these proteins:
- the dhaL gene encoding dihydroxyacetone kinase subunit L, with the protein product MMISTIGYEEMVRMLRGAVSQIRDNHEMLSKLDSVGGDGDHGTTMLRAMTHLEQAVDSCASHDVKTLLNDVGWAIMGVDGGATGPLLGTFFMSTGEGLSDSASLDAPALLAAFAAGLAGVQAQTKAKVGDKTMIDALVPAVEALRAAVEAGSGVTDALRAAADGAAQGAASTKEMQARFGRAKNIKEQSIGTQDPGATSVSLIFRGFLKGVESNA
- the lsrF gene encoding 3-hydroxy-5-phosphonooxypentane-2,4-dione thiolase, which translates into the protein MPEAQPANAAEEKSYAVDVPMETPGFFLKGSAHLYWGMKNRLSQIFNPKTGRTVMLAFDHGYIMGPTTGLERIDLVVPPLIPYVDCLMCARGALRACVGPEVRKPVVMRCSTGATVLKELSNEVIGVTVEEALALNAAAITTQVCIGAEYEKETLANLSYLINEGNRYGLPTLGVTAVGKEMVRDSRYLGLACRVIAELGAHFVKTYFCEPGFDEVVAGCPVPIVIAGGKKLPELDALKMAFKAVDQGALGVDMGRNIFGAEDPSAMAQAVGAVVHKLEKPEQAFALYNDLKGK